The Bacteroidota bacterium genome contains a region encoding:
- a CDS encoding SDR family oxidoreductase: MTKYYALILGASSGFGKAISLALAKDGVNIIGVHLDRASTMDDVNQQIADIKGMGVEADFYNVNAADDGKRNEILDKIKEKFGDSDSTIRVMVHSLAFGSLKKFIDDDPNNEVNRKQLEMTLDVMASSFVYWTQGMMRRGLMTKGGKIYSMTSSGGTRQIAYYGVVSAAKACLESYTRQLAMELGGKGIAVNAICAGVTSTPALNKIPGADAIIANALQRNPSKRLTTPEDIAQFIVDNYKSDSAWLTGNTIQLAGGESIVEL; encoded by the coding sequence ATGACTAAATATTATGCATTAATACTCGGCGCATCAAGCGGATTCGGAAAAGCAATTTCACTGGCACTTGCTAAGGACGGCGTGAATATAATCGGCGTTCATTTAGACAGAGCTTCAACTATGGATGATGTAAATCAGCAGATCGCTGATATAAAGGGCATGGGTGTTGAAGCAGATTTTTACAATGTTAATGCTGCTGATGACGGAAAGAGAAATGAAATTCTTGATAAGATTAAAGAAAAATTCGGCGATTCAGATTCTACAATAAGAGTAATGGTTCACTCGCTTGCATTCGGCTCGCTCAAAAAATTTATTGATGACGACCCGAACAACGAAGTAAACAGAAAGCAGCTTGAAATGACTTTAGATGTTATGGCAAGCAGCTTTGTGTACTGGACACAGGGAATGATGAGAAGAGGTTTAATGACTAAAGGAGGTAAAATATACAGCATGACTTCATCCGGCGGAACAAGACAAATTGCTTACTACGGAGTTGTCTCCGCAGCTAAGGCATGTCTTGAATCATATACACGACAGCTTGCTATGGAGCTTGGCGGAAAAGGAATAGCAGTGAATGCAATCTGCGCAGGCGTTACTTCTACTCCGGCATTAAATAAAATTCCGGGAGCGGATGCAATCATTGCAAATGCATTACAAAGAAATCCTTCGAAGAGATTAACTACTCCTGAAGATATCGCACAGTTCATAGTTGATAATTATAAATCGGATTCGGCCTGGCTTACAGGTAATACAATTCAGTTAGCAGGCGGCGAAAGTATCGTAGAGCTTTAA